The Candidatus Eisenbacteria bacterium genome window below encodes:
- a CDS encoding ABC transporter permease: MTVNAILTIALKDLKLLARDKAGFFWVLLFPILMAVFFGAISSGGSGNRAAMPIAVVDKDGSPYARAFLSELKKSEALRVREADLDSARLLVRRGQLVAYVALWPGAGRSFGFGGDSAMIELGLDPSRRAEAGYLRGLVTAATFSTMRGQFSTGGSGREMIRQSLATLQTDLTRSPEERRRAAGVLNNLERFMVSLDSTEGAGDTTGAAATTAAGAGGPRIKVIDIAEEENGPRNAYEITFPSSVMWALIGVCMSFAISIVHERIRGTFLRLRLAPISRSQVLAGKGLAAFLAALGAATLLLVLAAVVFNVRITNPPALAVALVAAAFCFTGLMMLISVFGRTHSAVAGAGWAVLLVMSMTGGGMIPLIAMPAWMQSVSNFSLVKWGVLAVEGAIWRGFSAQEMAVPVGILLAAGVVGFAVGARALAGSEG; this comes from the coding sequence CTGACCGTGAACGCCATCCTCACGATCGCGCTCAAAGACCTCAAGCTCCTGGCGCGGGACAAGGCCGGCTTCTTCTGGGTGCTTCTCTTTCCCATCCTGATGGCGGTCTTCTTCGGCGCCATCAGCTCCGGCGGAAGCGGAAATCGGGCCGCGATGCCGATCGCGGTCGTGGACAAGGACGGAAGCCCCTACGCCCGCGCGTTCCTCTCGGAGCTCAAGAAATCGGAAGCGCTCCGCGTGCGCGAGGCCGACCTCGACTCGGCGCGTCTGCTCGTGCGGCGGGGCCAGCTCGTCGCCTACGTCGCGCTCTGGCCCGGCGCCGGCCGATCGTTCGGCTTCGGAGGCGACAGCGCGATGATCGAGCTCGGGCTGGACCCCAGTCGCCGCGCGGAGGCCGGCTATCTTCGGGGGCTTGTGACCGCCGCGACATTCTCCACGATGCGCGGGCAATTCTCGACGGGCGGGAGCGGGCGCGAGATGATCCGCCAGAGCCTGGCGACCCTCCAGACCGACCTCACGCGATCCCCCGAAGAGCGGCGCCGCGCGGCCGGTGTCCTCAACAATCTCGAGCGCTTCATGGTTTCGTTGGACTCCACGGAGGGTGCCGGCGACACGACCGGCGCCGCCGCTACCACCGCCGCGGGCGCGGGCGGCCCGAGGATCAAGGTCATCGACATCGCCGAGGAGGAGAACGGGCCGCGGAACGCCTACGAGATCACGTTCCCGTCCTCGGTCATGTGGGCTCTGATCGGGGTCTGCATGAGCTTCGCCATCTCGATCGTCCACGAGCGGATCCGCGGAACGTTTCTCCGGCTTCGACTCGCGCCGATCTCGAGGTCCCAGGTGCTCGCCGGGAAGGGGCTCGCCGCGTTCCTCGCCGCCCTCGGGGCTGCGACCCTGCTGCTCGTCCTCGCCGCGGTGGTCTTCAACGTGCGGATCACGAACCCGCCCGCACTGGCGGTCGCGCTCGTCGCGGCGGCGTTCTGCTTCACGGGACTCATGATGCTGATCTCGGTCTTCGGCCGCACGCACTCCGCGGTCGCCGGGGCCGGCTGGGCGGTGCTCCTCGTCATGTCGATGACCGGCGGAGGCATGATCCCGCTGATCGCGATGCCTGCGTGGATGCAGAGCGTAAGCAACTTCAGCCTGGTGAAATGGGGTGTCCTCGCCGTGGAGGGCGCGATCTGGCGGGGATTTTCGGCGCAAGAGATGGCGGTCCCCGTCGGCATTCTGCTCGCGGCCGGGGTCGTCGGCTTCGCCGTGGGCGCGCGCGCGCTCGCAGGCTCGGAAGGGTAG
- the aceB gene encoding malate synthase A yields the protein MSTPTHIATTGIAGLEILGPVRPGYERILSPEALDFVADLTRRFRPRLGELMNARAERQALLDSGAPLDFMAETAAVREGTWTVAPLPPDLLRRTVEITGPVERKMVINALNSGANCFMADFEDSNAPTWDNNVQGQNNLYDAVRRTIEYTDPTSGKRYRLNETTATLLVRPRGLHLPERHLVFDGTPVPGCLFDFGLYFFHNARALLGRGTGPYFYLPKLQSHREARFWNDVFIRAQELLGIPRGTIRATVLIETLPAAFQMDEILYELREHSAGLNCGRWDYIFSFIKTRRHDSQAVLPDRSQVTMEQPFMRAYTQLCVRTCHRRGVHAMGGMAAQIPIKNDPDANARALEKVRADKLREVTDGHDGTWVAHPGLVGVAREVFEMVMPGPNQLERRRKDVHVIAADLLEVPLGTRTEEGLRLNVRVGIQYTEAWLRGNGCVPLYNLMEDAATAEISRSQVWQWVRHGAKLQDGRTVDAGLLRAVTDDEMKRIESEIGAERFRRGRFQEARALFERISTQEKLEDFLTLPAYQLLDSADSTTTDGPQTTDNSRR from the coding sequence ATGTCAACGCCGACTCACATCGCAACGACGGGGATCGCTGGACTCGAGATTCTAGGGCCGGTTCGTCCGGGGTACGAGCGGATCCTCTCTCCGGAGGCGCTCGACTTCGTGGCCGACCTGACCCGGCGATTCAGGCCGCGCCTCGGGGAGCTCATGAACGCGCGCGCCGAGCGTCAGGCGCTTCTCGATTCGGGAGCGCCCCTCGACTTCATGGCGGAGACCGCCGCCGTTCGCGAGGGCACGTGGACCGTCGCGCCGCTGCCGCCCGATCTTCTCCGCCGCACGGTCGAGATCACCGGCCCGGTGGAACGGAAGATGGTGATCAACGCGCTGAACTCGGGCGCGAACTGCTTCATGGCCGACTTCGAGGATTCGAACGCCCCGACCTGGGACAACAACGTTCAAGGTCAGAACAACCTCTACGACGCGGTCCGCCGCACGATCGAATACACCGATCCCACGAGCGGGAAGCGATACCGGTTGAACGAGACCACGGCCACGCTCTTGGTCCGGCCGCGCGGACTCCATCTTCCCGAGCGGCACTTGGTGTTCGACGGAACGCCGGTGCCGGGTTGCCTGTTCGACTTCGGCCTCTACTTCTTCCACAACGCGCGCGCGTTGCTTGGACGCGGCACCGGTCCCTACTTCTATCTCCCGAAGCTCCAGAGCCACCGCGAGGCGCGATTCTGGAACGACGTCTTCATCCGCGCCCAAGAGCTCCTCGGCATCCCGCGCGGCACGATCAGGGCGACGGTCCTGATCGAAACGCTCCCCGCGGCGTTCCAGATGGACGAGATCCTCTACGAGCTTCGCGAGCATTCGGCCGGGCTCAACTGCGGCCGCTGGGACTACATCTTCTCCTTCATCAAGACCCGCCGTCACGATTCCCAGGCGGTCCTCCCCGATCGCTCCCAGGTCACGATGGAGCAGCCGTTCATGAGGGCCTACACGCAGCTTTGCGTGCGCACCTGCCACCGACGTGGCGTCCACGCGATGGGCGGAATGGCGGCGCAGATCCCGATCAAGAACGATCCCGATGCCAACGCGCGCGCCCTCGAGAAGGTTCGCGCCGACAAGTTGCGCGAGGTGACGGACGGCCACGACGGCACTTGGGTGGCGCATCCCGGGCTCGTCGGCGTCGCGCGCGAGGTGTTCGAGATGGTCATGCCCGGGCCCAACCAGCTCGAGCGCCGCCGCAAGGACGTGCACGTGATCGCCGCCGATCTCCTCGAAGTGCCCCTGGGGACCCGGACCGAGGAGGGCCTCCGGCTCAACGTGCGCGTCGGCATTCAGTACACCGAGGCGTGGCTCCGGGGGAACGGCTGCGTGCCTCTCTACAACCTGATGGAGGACGCCGCGACCGCCGAGATCTCCCGCTCGCAGGTCTGGCAGTGGGTGCGGCACGGCGCGAAGCTCCAGGATGGGCGGACGGTCGACGCCGGCCTTCTCAGGGCCGTGACGGACGACGAGATGAAGAGAATCGAATCGGAGATCGGCGCCGAGCGTTTCCGCCGCGGCCGATTCCAAGAAGCGCGGGCGCTCTTCGAGCGCATCTCCACGCAGGAGAAGCTCGAAGATTTCCTGACGCTCCCGGCGTACCAGCTCCTTGATTCGGCGGACAGCACTACCACGGATGGACCACAAACCACGGACAACAGTCGGAGGTAG
- a CDS encoding ABC transporter ATP-binding protein, with protein MPAIEVRNLKKSYGATVAVDGISFEVERGECFGLLGPNGAGKSTTIHCVVGALRPDSGEVRLDGEADPTRPSVRAKIGVAPQPIALYEDLTAEENLEFFGKLYNLGADVRKTRIEMALEFSGLAARRKDRVSTYSGGMQRRLNLVSGILHDPPVILLDEPTVGVDPQSRNLIFDNIESLKRLGRTIVYTTHYMEEAQRLCDRVAIIDRGKILALDTVEGLLRAHGGPPTVQVEFARKPAALEDLGGEWEENTLRVRTERPMEVLGRIAGMGDAFQHVSIERADLEAVFLHLTGKKLRD; from the coding sequence ATGCCCGCGATCGAAGTGCGGAACCTCAAAAAATCGTACGGCGCGACCGTCGCCGTAGACGGGATCTCCTTCGAGGTGGAGCGAGGGGAGTGTTTCGGCCTCCTCGGCCCGAACGGCGCCGGCAAGTCCACGACGATCCACTGCGTCGTCGGCGCCCTTCGTCCGGACTCAGGCGAGGTGCGCCTCGACGGCGAGGCCGACCCGACGCGGCCCTCGGTGCGAGCCAAGATCGGCGTCGCGCCGCAGCCGATCGCGCTCTATGAGGACCTGACCGCCGAGGAGAACCTCGAGTTCTTCGGAAAGCTCTACAACCTGGGCGCCGACGTCCGGAAGACGCGGATCGAGATGGCCCTCGAATTCTCGGGGCTCGCCGCGCGCAGGAAGGATCGCGTCTCGACCTACTCCGGCGGGATGCAGCGCCGTCTCAACCTCGTCAGCGGCATTCTCCACGACCCGCCCGTGATCCTCCTCGACGAGCCGACCGTCGGCGTGGACCCTCAGTCGCGAAATCTCATCTTCGACAACATCGAATCGCTGAAGCGGCTGGGACGGACGATCGTCTACACCACCCACTACATGGAGGAGGCGCAGCGCCTCTGCGATCGCGTCGCGATCATCGACCGGGGGAAGATCCTGGCCCTCGACACCGTCGAGGGTCTGCTTCGCGCCCACGGTGGGCCGCCGACCGTGCAGGTCGAATTCGCGCGAAAGCCGGCGGCGCTCGAGGATCTGGGCGGCGAGTGGGAAGAGAATACCCTCCGCGTCCGAACCGAGCGACCCATGGAGGTGCTCGGGCGGATCGCCGGAATGGGAGACGCGTTCCAACACGTCTCGATCGAGCGGGCCGATCTTGAGGCGGTGTTCCTCCATCTCACCGGCAAGAAGCTGAGGGACTGA
- a CDS encoding amidohydrolase family protein, translating into MTRPAWVPAAVLCVTVFCAAGLAVASDGASAAEVTAIRFGRLIDGRGGVIPDAVVIVEGDRIRARGPASSTPVPAGATVLDLSRFTAIPGLIDVHTHLTYYWDHAAGTNPWVELGARRTSETVYLAQENARRTLEAGVTTVRDLGSWDYMDIAMRDLIARGAMVGPRMFVCGHGLHPTYTPFKPGYAEPDGGLADGPEAVTRVVRQNIAAGADVIKLYGSTGSADDVTGDQTYTFEEMKAAVDAARARGKRVAIHSYGPDGARDAVRAGATSVEHATGMDDGTIREMARRGVYYVPTIDHNRYYAEHAAEFGYDSAAVARLNDYRTRNLETLRHAIKAGVKVAMGSDAVFTMFGENTWELGWFVKAGMTPAQALATATTNAAGLLGMGKDLGAVAPGCYADIVAVEGDPLTDIAAVTKGVRWVMKGGKVVVDRTR; encoded by the coding sequence ATGACCCGCCCGGCTTGGGTTCCTGCCGCAGTCCTATGCGTGACCGTGTTTTGCGCGGCCGGATTGGCCGTCGCTTCCGACGGCGCGTCCGCGGCGGAGGTCACGGCCATCCGCTTCGGGCGCCTGATCGACGGAAGAGGGGGCGTCATCCCCGACGCGGTCGTCATCGTGGAAGGGGATCGCATCCGCGCTCGCGGCCCTGCGTCGAGCACCCCCGTGCCCGCGGGCGCCACGGTCCTGGATCTCTCCCGATTCACCGCGATTCCAGGTCTCATCGACGTGCATACGCACCTCACTTACTACTGGGATCACGCCGCCGGGACCAATCCGTGGGTTGAGCTCGGCGCCCGCCGCACGTCCGAGACGGTCTATCTCGCCCAGGAGAACGCGCGCCGGACCTTGGAAGCGGGCGTCACGACCGTGCGCGACCTCGGCTCCTGGGACTACATGGACATCGCGATGCGGGACCTGATCGCGCGCGGGGCGATGGTGGGGCCGCGGATGTTCGTCTGCGGGCACGGCCTTCATCCCACGTACACCCCGTTCAAGCCGGGCTATGCGGAGCCGGACGGCGGCCTGGCGGACGGGCCGGAGGCGGTTACGCGCGTCGTGCGGCAGAACATCGCCGCGGGCGCGGACGTGATCAAGCTCTACGGGTCGACCGGGAGCGCCGACGACGTCACGGGCGACCAGACGTATACGTTCGAGGAGATGAAGGCGGCGGTCGACGCCGCGCGCGCGCGGGGGAAGCGGGTCGCGATCCACTCCTACGGGCCGGACGGAGCGCGCGACGCGGTGCGGGCCGGCGCGACCTCGGTCGAGCACGCGACCGGCATGGACGATGGGACCATTCGGGAAATGGCCCGGCGAGGCGTCTATTACGTCCCGACGATCGACCACAACCGCTACTACGCGGAGCACGCCGCGGAATTCGGCTACGACTCGGCGGCCGTGGCCCGGCTCAACGACTACCGGACGCGAAATCTCGAGACGCTGCGGCACGCGATCAAGGCGGGGGTGAAGGTCGCGATGGGCTCCGACGCGGTCTTCACGATGTTCGGCGAGAACACCTGGGAGCTGGGCTGGTTCGTCAAGGCCGGCATGACGCCGGCGCAAGCGCTCGCGACCGCGACAACCAACGCTGCGGGGCTCCTCGGCATGGGGAAGGATCTCGGCGCGGTCGCGCCCGGCTGCTACGCGGACATCGTGGCGGTGGAAGGGGATCCGCTTACCGATATCGCGGCCGTGACGAAGGGCGTGCGCTGGGTGATGAAGGGCGGAAAGGTGGTCGTGGACCGGACCCGCTAA
- a CDS encoding ImmA/IrrE family metallo-endopeptidase, producing MKMKAAGMGRRIHALRQKEGLTQAALAARLNISASYLNLIENDRRPLSANLLLALARAFDMDLRAFAPGEDAKLTADLMEAFGDPLFEEQKLTESEVREFVAGSPEVARAVTRLHHAYTAARASAESIAAQVLDRQDLSGIDRAGLAAEEVSDLIQRHVNHFPELEAEAERIWIDGKLEDQDLFEGLAHYIEKTHGVTVRILKISEMDSAVRRFDPERRELQISEVLRRGSRNFQLAHQAGLLACTETLDRIARDPQLTSSGSRALCRVALANYFAGAVLTPYESFFRAAEDERYDLDLLGHRFRVNFEQVCHRITTLNRPGARGIPFHMVRIDIAGNISKKFSATGLRFPRFGGLCPLWNVHAAFLQPGVIRAQLDRLPDGTMYFSVARTIRKHRGGYHAPDVLYSIGLGCDIESAQRMVYSDGFDFLNPAGAAPVGITCRLCERLDCRARAFPSIYQPLKVDENVRGVSFFARIERET from the coding sequence ATGAAGATGAAAGCCGCAGGTATGGGGAGGCGCATCCACGCCCTTCGGCAGAAGGAGGGCCTGACCCAGGCCGCCCTCGCCGCGAGGCTCAACATCTCTGCCTCCTACCTCAATCTCATCGAGAACGACCGCAGGCCGTTGAGCGCCAACCTCCTCCTCGCGCTGGCCCGCGCGTTCGACATGGACCTCCGCGCCTTCGCCCCCGGCGAGGACGCTAAGCTCACGGCCGACCTCATGGAGGCGTTCGGCGATCCCCTCTTCGAAGAGCAGAAGCTGACCGAGAGCGAGGTCCGGGAATTCGTGGCGGGGAGTCCCGAGGTGGCCCGCGCGGTCACCCGCCTCCACCACGCCTACACTGCGGCCCGCGCTTCGGCGGAGTCGATCGCGGCCCAGGTGCTCGACCGGCAGGACCTTTCTGGGATCGATCGCGCCGGTCTGGCTGCCGAGGAGGTCTCGGACCTGATCCAGCGCCACGTGAACCACTTCCCCGAGCTGGAGGCGGAGGCGGAGCGGATCTGGATCGACGGAAAGCTCGAGGACCAGGATCTCTTCGAGGGACTGGCGCACTACATCGAGAAGACCCACGGGGTCACGGTTCGGATTCTCAAGATCAGCGAGATGGACAGCGCCGTTCGCCGCTTCGACCCCGAGCGACGCGAGCTCCAGATCTCGGAGGTCCTGCGCCGGGGGTCGCGGAATTTTCAGCTGGCGCACCAGGCCGGCCTCTTGGCCTGCACCGAAACGCTCGACAGGATCGCGAGGGACCCGCAGCTCACGTCATCGGGATCGCGAGCCCTCTGCCGCGTCGCGCTGGCCAACTATTTCGCCGGCGCCGTCCTGACGCCCTACGAGTCGTTCTTCCGCGCCGCGGAGGACGAGCGCTACGACCTGGATCTCCTGGGGCACCGGTTCCGCGTCAATTTCGAGCAGGTCTGCCATCGCATCACGACCCTCAACCGCCCGGGCGCCCGGGGAATCCCGTTTCACATGGTCCGGATCGACATCGCCGGGAATATCTCGAAGAAATTCAGCGCCACCGGCCTTCGCTTCCCGCGCTTCGGCGGCCTCTGCCCGCTCTGGAACGTGCACGCGGCCTTCCTCCAGCCCGGAGTCATCCGCGCTCAGCTCGACCGACTACCCGACGGGACCATGTACTTCTCCGTGGCGCGGACGATCCGAAAGCACCGCGGCGGCTACCACGCGCCCGACGTCCTCTATTCGATCGGGTTGGGATGCGACATCGAGTCGGCGCAGCGGATGGTCTACTCGGATGGGTTCGACTTCTTGAACCCGGCGGGGGCCGCGCCGGTCGGGATCACGTGCCGGCTCTGCGAGCGGCTCGACTGCCGCGCGAGGGCGTTCCCGTCGATCTACCAGCCGCTCAAGGTGGACGAAAACGTGCGGGGCGTGTCGTTCTTCGCGAGGATCGAGCGGGAGACGTGA